In one window of Kitasatospora sp. MMS16-BH015 DNA:
- a CDS encoding LysR family transcriptional regulator, which yields MELRHLRTFETVARTLSVTQAAKELHYAQSSVSDQIQSLERELGVELIDRSQRRIRLTTQGAILSEYTESILKLMEDARFAVSRPGTELAVGTLETVGMHLLPGVLSHYRELYPQTRVRVGQLNRGDLYQAVRRGEMDLCLTFGRPPADAGLSSETLADEPLVVIVPPGHRLAERGRADLAELAREPFLATEQGCGFREMFDSAFAGTVAKEPVAEVSSIGTLGACVAAGMGCALLPMISVRAQAGRGEVAVVEIGDTDLRTEVTMTWLDRNAANPNLINFQTVLRKQLGG from the coding sequence GTGGAACTGCGTCATCTTCGAACGTTCGAAACCGTCGCGCGGACACTCAGCGTGACGCAGGCGGCCAAGGAGCTCCATTACGCGCAGTCCAGCGTGAGCGATCAAATCCAGTCACTCGAGCGCGAACTGGGCGTGGAGCTGATCGACCGGTCGCAGCGCCGGATTCGACTGACCACGCAGGGGGCGATCCTCTCGGAGTACACGGAGAGCATCCTCAAGCTGATGGAGGACGCCCGGTTCGCGGTCTCCCGGCCCGGTACCGAGCTGGCGGTGGGCACCCTGGAGACGGTGGGCATGCACCTGCTGCCCGGGGTGCTCTCGCACTACCGCGAGCTGTACCCGCAGACCAGGGTGCGGGTCGGGCAGCTCAACCGCGGTGACCTCTACCAGGCCGTGCGCCGGGGCGAGATGGACCTCTGCCTGACCTTCGGCCGTCCGCCGGCCGACGCGGGCCTGTCTTCGGAGACGCTGGCCGACGAGCCGCTGGTCGTCATCGTGCCGCCGGGCCACCGCCTGGCCGAGCGCGGCCGGGCCGACCTGGCGGAGCTGGCCCGGGAGCCCTTCCTGGCCACCGAGCAGGGCTGCGGCTTCCGGGAGATGTTCGACTCCGCCTTCGCCGGCACCGTCGCGAAGGAGCCGGTCGCGGAGGTGTCGAGCATCGGCACGCTCGGCGCCTGCGTGGCCGCCGGGATGGGCTGCGCCCTGCTGCCGATGATCTCGGTACGGGCCCAGGCCGGCCGCGGCGAGGTGGCCGTGGTGGAGATCGGCGACACCGATCTGCGCACCGAGGTGACCATGACCTGGCTGGACCGCAACGCCGCCAACCCGAACCTGATCAACTTCCAGACCGTGCTCCGCAAGCAGCTGGGCGGCTGA
- a CDS encoding class I adenylate-forming enzyme family protein, translated as MTFTEALERAAARRPGPAIWDGHRWRSWRDCLEQSERTAGALYGRGLRAGDVLAAQLPNGWELVVLHAATARLGVLLLPLHSAYGVHEVRSLVDQSGAVALVLRGAHRGRDRVAEAVELRTRCTTLRHVWLSGDPSDPSDPSAGSGPSAGSGPSAGSAGSAGLPSTAELLDPAPGPAAALPDPPADPRSPLMLLASSGTTSRHPKLCVHSHGGLLGNAAAVAADSGLGSADTVVSASPLSHAFGLLSVHLALVVGGRVGLFDGWDARRFLDTLRTTAATAAFAVPAQLRDLTALSAGAVPAGPPLGLREVRTGGAPVPRELAEGVRRMLGARLVVQWGMTEIGAGTCLRPDDPPEAVLTLGRPVSGGEVRVLGPGGAPAGPGETGELQYRSPYMFQGYLRAPGLTRAALTADGWLRSGDLAALNPDGTVSYRGRTGELINRGGLKFSALEVEELLGDLPQLAQHAVVARPDPRLGQRSCLLAALHQGTELTLEEVTGHLARKGLATYKLPEQLVLVDRLPTTVTGKIARARLAAIAETGELAGGAAGGAAGTMRAELGEVRR; from the coding sequence GTGACGTTCACCGAAGCGCTGGAGCGCGCGGCCGCCCGCCGTCCGGGCCCCGCGATCTGGGACGGGCACCGCTGGCGGAGCTGGCGCGACTGCCTGGAACAGTCCGAACGGACGGCCGGCGCCCTGTACGGCCGGGGGCTGCGGGCCGGTGACGTCCTGGCGGCCCAACTGCCGAACGGCTGGGAGCTGGTGGTGCTGCACGCCGCCACCGCCCGGCTGGGCGTGCTCCTGCTGCCGCTGCACTCCGCGTACGGAGTCCACGAGGTGCGGTCCCTGGTGGACCAGTCGGGCGCGGTGGCGCTGGTGCTGCGGGGCGCCCACCGGGGCCGCGACCGCGTCGCGGAGGCGGTCGAGCTGCGGACGCGGTGCACCACGCTGCGTCACGTCTGGCTCTCCGGCGACCCGAGCGACCCAAGCGACCCGAGCGCCGGGAGCGGCCCGAGCGCCGGGAGCGGCCCGAGCGCCGGGAGCGCTGGGAGCGCCGGGCTACCGAGCACGGCCGAGCTGCTCGACCCGGCCCCCGGGCCGGCCGCGGCGCTCCCCGACCCCCCGGCGGACCCGCGGAGCCCGCTGATGCTGCTCGCCTCCTCGGGGACGACCTCCCGGCACCCGAAGCTCTGCGTCCACAGCCACGGCGGCCTGCTCGGCAACGCGGCGGCCGTGGCGGCCGACAGCGGCCTCGGCTCGGCCGACACGGTCGTCTCCGCGAGCCCGCTCAGCCACGCCTTCGGCCTGCTCTCGGTGCACCTGGCCCTGGTGGTCGGCGGCCGGGTCGGCCTCTTCGACGGGTGGGACGCGCGGCGCTTCCTCGACACCCTGCGCACCACCGCGGCCACCGCCGCCTTCGCGGTGCCGGCCCAGCTGCGCGACCTGACCGCCCTGTCGGCGGGGGCCGTGCCCGCCGGCCCGCCGCTCGGCCTGCGGGAGGTGCGCACCGGCGGTGCGCCGGTGCCCCGCGAGCTGGCCGAGGGCGTGCGGCGGATGCTGGGGGCGCGGCTGGTGGTGCAGTGGGGGATGACCGAGATCGGGGCGGGCACCTGCCTGCGGCCGGACGACCCGCCGGAGGCCGTGCTCACCCTGGGGCGGCCGGTCTCCGGCGGCGAGGTCCGGGTGCTCGGCCCGGGCGGCGCACCCGCCGGGCCGGGCGAGACCGGGGAGCTCCAGTACCGCAGCCCCTACATGTTCCAGGGCTACCTGCGGGCGCCCGGGCTGACCCGGGCCGCGCTCACGGCCGACGGCTGGCTGCGCTCCGGCGACCTGGCCGCCCTCAACCCCGACGGCACGGTGAGCTACCGGGGCCGCACCGGCGAGCTGATCAACCGCGGCGGGCTGAAGTTCAGCGCGCTGGAGGTGGAGGAGCTGCTGGGCGACCTGCCGCAGCTGGCCCAGCACGCGGTGGTGGCCCGGCCCGACCCCCGGCTGGGTCAGCGCTCCTGCCTGCTGGCCGCCCTGCACCAGGGCACCGAGCTGACCCTCGAGGAGGTCACCGGCCACCTGGCCCGCAAGGGCCTGGCCACCTACAAGCTGCCCGAGCAGCTGGTCCTCGTCGACCGGCTGCCGACCACGGTGACCGGCAAGATCGCCCGCGCCCGGCTGGCGGCCATCGCGGAGACCGGCGAGCTCGCGGGCGGTGCTGCGGGCGGTGCTGCGGGGACCATGCGGGCCGAGCTCGGGGAGGTGCGGCGGTGA